A part of Nitrososphaerota archaeon genomic DNA contains:
- a CDS encoding ATP/GTP-binding protein produces MLTILLIGPAGAGKTLLSKKLAEWMSKNMYLNVGIVNLDPGIENLPYEASFDIRKYFTIKSIMKELNLGPNGAFIEAANRIVKIASKIVKEIANLNHEYIIVDTPGQMEIFVFRNFGPIISKEFIKYGPTEAIFLIDPETAETISDTIVFLGLSIATKLRLGIPVIPILNKIDKIDEEKAKLFKNWKNLYENISKDHGLLSEISKELLKIYMKYIPETSIAFVSAINGVGIEYLYDRVREAFCECGEI; encoded by the coding sequence ATGCTAACAATATTATTAATTGGACCAGCTGGAGCAGGAAAAACACTTTTATCAAAAAAATTGGCAGAATGGATGAGTAAAAATATGTATTTAAATGTAGGAATTGTCAATTTAGATCCAGGTATAGAAAATTTACCTTATGAAGCCTCATTTGATATAAGAAAATATTTTACAATAAAAAGTATAATGAAGGAATTGAACCTTGGTCCAAATGGAGCATTTATTGAAGCAGCAAATAGAATAGTTAAAATAGCTTCAAAAATTGTTAAAGAAATAGCAAACCTAAACCATGAATATATAATAGTAGATACTCCTGGACAAATGGAAATTTTTGTATTTAGAAATTTTGGACCAATAATATCAAAAGAATTTATTAAATATGGTCCAACAGAAGCAATTTTCCTAATCGATCCTGAAACAGCAGAAACAATTTCAGATACAATAGTATTTCTTGGATTAAGTATAGCTACTAAACTTAGGCTTGGAATACCAGTTATACCAATATTAAATAAAATAGATAAAATTGATGAAGAAAAAGCTAAATTATTTAAAAATTGGAAAAATTTATATGAAAATATTTCAAAGGATCATGGTTTACTTTCGGAAATTTCAAAAGAATTATTAAAGATTTATATGAAATATATTCCTGAAACTTCTATAGCATTTGTTTCAGCAATTAATGGTGTAGGAATTGAATACTTATACGATAGAGTTAGAGAAGCTTTTTGTGAATGTGGAGAGATATAA
- a CDS encoding 4Fe-4S dicluster domain-containing protein: MWKNIIIHPEKCTGCHLCELYCSFHHFKINNPSRSRIHVIRSEPYIDSPILCIQCGLCIDFCPVGAIIRNKKNGAINVLIDKCIGCAQCVFVCPYGAATIDPITKKALICDLCNGEPECVKNCPEKVLEYVDATKAVYYKNLIISKLLKKESIPLEPYPK; this comes from the coding sequence ATGTGGAAAAATATAATAATACATCCTGAAAAATGCACAGGTTGTCATTTATGTGAATTATATTGCTCTTTTCACCATTTTAAAATTAATAATCCATCAAGGTCTAGAATACATGTTATTAGAAGTGAACCATACATAGATTCTCCAATATTATGTATACAATGTGGTTTATGCATCGACTTTTGTCCAGTAGGAGCAATAATAAGGAATAAGAAAAATGGTGCAATAAATGTATTAATTGATAAATGTATTGGATGTGCTCAATGCGTTTTTGTTTGTCCATATGGAGCTGCAACAATTGATCCAATAACAAAGAAAGCATTAATATGTGATTTATGCAATGGAGAACCTGAATGTGTAAAAAATTGTCCAGAAAAAGTTTTAGAATACGTTGATGCTACAAAAGCAGTTTATTATAAGAATTTAATTATATCCAAATTATTAAAGAAAGAATCTATACCACTTGAACCATATCCTAAATAA
- a CDS encoding aldehyde ferredoxin oxidoreductase family protein, protein MSEKIFGYAGQILRIDLSKKKILKEPLRKDFIKKYIGCTGYAAAILWYELKPKIDPLSPNNKIIFSTGPLTGTFCPCSGSYEICFKSPLTNAFGESRSGGIFGPKMKYAGFDHIIIEGKSDKPVYIWINNGEVEIKDAQHLYGKTVHETTEIILEEIKEPKASVACIGPAGEKLVRFAAVMNDRDRAAGRCGGGAVMGSKNLKAIAINGEKDIEIANPEKFYEFVTEAKNALLKKTALRRFGTINAITVLNAMGALPTKYGYTGFFERAEDVSSERLLSKYLIKRRACFACPIGCGRYSEVKHGIWATPPHEGPEFETTDMLGPWINISNLEAIIKANYLCNNYGLDTISTGNVIAFAIECYEKGWIKEDLVKGIKLEWNNPETMIELIKLIAKREGIGDLLAEGVMRAAEKIGYGAPELALHTKGLEMPAHDPRGETRILAIKYAVEYRGGCHVHSGFPGLYDRSPESLNDYGLKEFGLPWPPKGKFIEEGKGIAYRFFAIFGQIPEIMGMCQFASMGSEGNMITIKDYAKIYSSLTGIEMDEYELMKIGERVYNLKRCFNVREGFNRKDDKLPKRMYEPIATGPVKGECVKNLDLMLNEFYESMGWDIKTGIPTFEKLKELGLEDVAEELRKNSIF, encoded by the coding sequence ATGAGTGAAAAAATTTTTGGTTATGCTGGGCAAATTCTTAGAATTGATTTAAGTAAAAAGAAGATTTTAAAAGAACCTTTAAGAAAAGATTTTATTAAAAAATATATTGGATGCACAGGTTATGCTGCTGCAATTCTATGGTATGAATTAAAACCTAAAATAGATCCTTTAAGCCCTAACAATAAAATAATTTTTTCAACTGGACCACTTACTGGAACATTTTGTCCTTGCTCAGGAAGTTATGAAATATGTTTTAAATCTCCTTTAACAAATGCATTTGGAGAATCCCGTTCAGGTGGAATATTTGGTCCTAAAATGAAATATGCAGGTTTTGATCATATAATAATTGAAGGGAAATCTGATAAGCCTGTTTATATATGGATTAATAATGGAGAAGTAGAAATTAAAGATGCTCAACATTTATATGGAAAAACAGTTCATGAAACAACTGAAATAATTTTAGAAGAAATTAAAGAACCGAAAGCATCGGTTGCATGTATAGGTCCTGCAGGAGAAAAATTGGTTAGGTTTGCAGCAGTTATGAATGATAGAGATAGAGCTGCTGGAAGATGTGGTGGAGGAGCAGTAATGGGCTCTAAAAATTTAAAAGCTATAGCAATAAATGGAGAAAAAGATATTGAAATTGCAAATCCGGAAAAATTTTATGAATTTGTTACAGAAGCTAAAAATGCCCTTCTTAAAAAAACTGCTTTAAGAAGGTTTGGAACAATTAATGCAATAACAGTTTTAAATGCTATGGGAGCATTACCAACAAAATATGGTTATACTGGGTTTTTTGAAAGAGCTGAAGATGTTTCAAGTGAAAGATTATTGAGTAAATATTTAATAAAAAGGAGAGCATGTTTTGCATGTCCAATAGGTTGTGGAAGATATTCTGAAGTTAAACATGGAATATGGGCAACTCCACCTCATGAAGGACCTGAATTTGAAACAACAGATATGCTTGGTCCATGGATAAATATAAGTAATTTAGAAGCAATAATAAAAGCAAATTATTTATGTAATAATTATGGATTGGATACCATTTCAACTGGAAATGTAATAGCATTTGCTATAGAATGTTATGAAAAAGGATGGATAAAAGAAGATTTAGTTAAAGGAATAAAGCTTGAATGGAATAATCCTGAAACTATGATAGAATTAATAAAATTAATAGCTAAAAGAGAAGGAATAGGAGATTTATTAGCTGAAGGAGTTATGAGAGCAGCTGAAAAAATAGGGTATGGAGCACCTGAACTTGCTCTTCATACAAAAGGGCTTGAAATGCCTGCTCATGATCCTAGAGGAGAAACAAGAATATTAGCAATAAAATATGCTGTAGAATATAGAGGAGGATGTCATGTACATTCAGGGTTTCCAGGTTTATATGATAGAAGCCCAGAAAGTTTAAACGATTATGGTTTAAAAGAATTCGGATTACCATGGCCTCCAAAAGGTAAATTTATTGAAGAAGGGAAAGGTATAGCATATAGATTTTTTGCAATATTTGGTCAAATTCCAGAAATAATGGGTATGTGTCAATTTGCTTCAATGGGTTCTGAAGGTAATATGATAACTATTAAAGATTATGCAAAAATTTATTCTTCACTTACTGGAATAGAAATGGACGAATATGAATTAATGAAAATTGGTGAAAGAGTATATAATCTAAAAAGATGCTTTAATGTAAGAGAAGGTTTTAATAGGAAAGATGATAAACTTCCAAAAAGAATGTACGAACCAATAGCTACTGGTCCAGTAAAAGGGGAATGTGTTAAAAACTTAGATTTAATGCTTAATGAATTTTATGAATCAATGGGTTGGGATATTAAAACAGGGATACCAACTTTTGAAAAACTTAAAGAATTAGGATTAGAAGATGTAGCTGAAGAGTTAAGGAAAAATTCAATATTTTAA
- a CDS encoding MoaD/ThiS family protein, with amino-acid sequence MMKIKIIYGAPITSITGKHIEEISIEKGMKLSELINILINKYGFNFKNILLTEKNEIKPDVLLILNGRTISKLNEEEINNDSILSITGIIGGG; translated from the coding sequence ATGATGAAAATAAAAATAATTTATGGAGCTCCAATTACTTCAATAACTGGAAAACATATAGAAGAAATATCCATTGAAAAAGGAATGAAACTATCAGAATTAATAAATATCCTTATAAATAAGTATGGATTTAATTTTAAAAATATTTTATTAACAGAAAAAAATGAAATAAAGCCTGATGTATTACTTATACTAAATGGAAGAACTATATCAAAGTTAAATGAAGAAGAAATAAATAATGATAGTATACTATCAATTACAGGAATAATTGGTGGGGGATAA